A single Cottoperca gobio chromosome 3, fCotGob3.1, whole genome shotgun sequence DNA region contains:
- the bbs4 gene encoding BBSome complex member BBS4: MATASSVDHPKMADEENATALPVASEAKKRRAPKAPELPIVERRNWLIHQHYIRKDYDTCKAIIKEQLQETNGMCEYAIYVQALIMRLEGKIQPSLELFQSCAILNPSSTDNLKQVARSLFLLGKHKAAIEFYHEAARLNEKDWEINHNLGLCYFFIKDFKNAEEHLNIALQINKHDKTFMMLGKVHLLAGQTDKAIEVYKRGVEFSSENTELLTTLGLLFLQLGKYQKAFEYLGNALTFDPCNYKAILAAGSMMQTHGDFDVAMNKYRVAACAVPESPPLWNNIGMCFFGKKKYVAAISCLKRAHYMSPFDWKVLYNLGLVHLTMQQYASAFHFLSAAINLNPRMGELYMLLAVALTNLEDVDNATRAYEQAVTIDNSNPLVNLNFAIFLYNHGDKKATLDQYQEMEKKVNLLRDSSSNFEFDPELMDMAQKMGAALQVTEGLVWTKPDKDSKSKPNSAAATKASGAALGTNQALGQAMSSAASYNKNIQLPTGVSKGPSMPLEPEPDVEKSPSPPADPPGSPQPAESESPKLRTSKRKSKVEE; encoded by the exons TCGGGCACCTAAAG CTCCAGAGCTTCCCATTGTGGAGAGGAGAAACTGGCTCATCCACCAGCACTATATACGTAAAGACTATGATACCTGTAAG GCGATCATCAAAGAACAACTGCAAGAGACTAACGGGATGTGTGAATATGCCATCTATGTTCAAG CACTAATCATGCGTCTTGAGGGCAAGATCCAACCGTCCCTGGAGCTGTTTCAGAGCTGCGCCATCCTTAATCCCAGCAGCACTGACAATCTCAAGCAAGTGGCCAGATCACT ATTTCTCCTGGGAAAGCACAAAGCAGCTATTGAATTCTATCATGAAGCTGCAAGGCTCAACGAGAAAGACTGG GAGATTAATCATAATCTGGGGTTGTGCTATTTCTTCATCAAAGACTTCAAAAAT GCTGAAGAGCATCTAAACATAGCTCTCCAGATAAACAAGCACGACAAGACTTTCATGATGCTCGGGAAGGTTCATCTGCTGGCTGGACAAACTGACAAGGCCATCGAAGTGTACAAGAGGGGAGTGGA ATTCTCTTCAGAGAATACTGAACTCCTGACTACTCTTGGCCTGCTGTTCTTACAG CTTGGGAAATACCAAAAAGCATTTGAGTACCTTGGAAATGCCCTCACTTTTGACCCCTGCAATTATAAG GCCATCCTGGCTGCAGGCAGCATGATGCAGACCCATGGTGACTTTGATGTGGCCATGAACAAGTACCGAGTGGCAGCATGTGCTGTGCCTGAGAGCCCCCCTCTCTGGAACAACATCGGCATGTGCTTCTttggaaaaaagaaatatgtagCC GCCATCAGCTGCCTGAAGAGGGCCCACTACATGTCTCCTTTTGACTGGAAAGTGTTGTACAACCTGGGTCTGGTACACCTGACCATGCAGCAGTATGCCTCTGCCTTCCACTTCCTCAGCGCAGCCATCAACCTGAACCCACGGATGGGGGAACTCTACATGTTGCTGGCAG TGGCTCTGACTAACTTGGAGGACGTGGATAATGCCACCAGAGCGTATGAACAAGCTGTGACAATTGACAA CTCCAACCCTCTGGTCAACCTGAACTTTGCCATCTTCCTCTATAATCATGGCGATAAGAAGGCTACTCTGGATCAGTAtcaggagatggagaagaaagtCAACCTCCTTCGAGACAGCAGTAGCAACTTTGAATTTGACCCTGAG CTAATGGACATGGCTCAGAAGATGGGAGCTGCCCTGCAGGTGACAGAGGGTCTGGTGTGGACTAAACCCGACAAGGACTCCAAATCAAAACCAAACTCTGCAGCAGCCACTAAAGCCTCTGGTGCTGCCCTTGGTACTAACCAAGCTCTGGGCCAAGCCATGTCTTCAGCTGCGAGCTACAACAAGAACATCCAGCTACCAACAG GAGTTTCCAAAGGCCCCTCTATGCCCCTTGAGCCAGAGCCTGATGTGGAGAAATCCCCCAGCCCGCCCGCCGATCCTCCAGGCTCTCCACAACCTGCAGAGTCCGAAAGCCCCAAACTCAGAACCTCCAAGAGGAAATCTAAGGTGGAGGAATGA